Proteins from a genomic interval of Stenotrophomonas sp. WZN-1:
- a CDS encoding EAL domain-containing protein, whose translation MGRSGTDQQSRRVPMTRGLGLRFALLTGMAIGLVALSALIQELQAASTAWIAGQGYWSRGQQDATAALSRYLARGDAQDLDDARQALQVPLGDLQARLALEQAEPDEATARQGFLQGGNAHADIPRLVFSFRYARDIGAFREATALWRQTDGDLMAVQRLIDELQLQHGSGPVLAATRDHYLQQLRDLDRRMQVQSQAFSQALLRMATLVRLATLMVAGLSVLAISLMAVALARRVGKDLTEHESRFRAAFYQANVGMLKLDTEGKVVEANQAMADILDHRRDMLLQLSLADLLMDGELVIDGVGRIDWDRQLRPSELRFRRRDGSLVWGRWSGTGVRSTGGGLSVFAIIEDVSQNHALAREIEHHASHDPLTGLINRREIERLLERALLQVRSEGGTHALCYINLDHFKLVNDSFGHAAGDQMLRSFADYLVAAVRDGDWVGRLGADEFAVFLSHAGQDEAKRVLQRVIRNLGQATFPVSEGSPQLSCSIGVVEISAEAPDVNWLMSAADSACYAAKQAGRNRVHCFNENRMALEERRLEAERLQGVSLAMAENRMVLYAQRIARVGDPTYLHYEVLVRMRGTDGSLHLPGQFMPAVERYGMAVALDRHVLGLLFRHLQVCPAHVRQLGLCNVNVSAQSIAEPGFLAFVCDLLERNRAVASKLCFEITETAAISNLSQARAFIDAVKARGCRMALDDFGSGLSSFGYLRQLPADILKIDGAFVRDMDTDPVSHATVRAISELGRELQMEVVAEWVETAEVAAALTRLGVQGLQGYAVERPQPLERMTLADLRPVRLVAVKGPPAAG comes from the coding sequence ATGGGTAGGAGTGGCACGGACCAACAGAGCCGGCGGGTACCGATGACCCGCGGCCTGGGACTGCGATTTGCGTTGTTGACCGGCATGGCGATCGGATTGGTCGCACTGTCCGCCTTGATCCAGGAACTGCAGGCGGCCTCCACCGCCTGGATCGCCGGCCAGGGCTACTGGTCGCGTGGTCAGCAGGATGCTACGGCCGCACTCAGCCGCTATCTGGCGCGGGGGGATGCGCAGGACCTGGACGACGCACGCCAGGCCCTGCAGGTGCCGTTGGGCGATCTGCAGGCGCGGCTGGCGCTGGAACAGGCCGAGCCGGACGAAGCCACAGCCAGGCAGGGTTTCCTGCAGGGCGGCAACGCGCACGCCGATATCCCGCGCCTGGTGTTTTCGTTCCGCTACGCACGCGATATCGGCGCCTTCCGCGAAGCAACCGCGCTGTGGCGGCAGACCGATGGCGACCTGATGGCGGTGCAGCGCCTGATCGATGAGTTGCAGCTGCAGCACGGCAGCGGCCCGGTGTTGGCAGCCACGCGTGACCACTACCTGCAGCAGCTGCGTGATCTGGATCGGCGGATGCAGGTGCAGAGCCAGGCGTTCTCGCAGGCGCTGCTGCGGATGGCGACGCTGGTGAGGCTGGCCACGTTGATGGTTGCAGGCCTGTCGGTGCTGGCGATCAGCCTCATGGCGGTTGCGCTGGCGCGTCGCGTCGGCAAGGACCTGACAGAACACGAGAGCCGTTTCCGCGCGGCGTTCTACCAGGCCAACGTCGGCATGCTCAAGCTCGATACCGAAGGCAAGGTGGTCGAGGCCAACCAGGCGATGGCCGATATCCTCGATCACCGTCGTGACATGCTGCTGCAGCTGTCACTTGCGGACCTGCTGATGGACGGTGAACTGGTCATCGATGGGGTGGGGCGCATCGATTGGGACCGGCAGCTGCGGCCGAGCGAACTGCGCTTCCGCCGTCGCGATGGCAGCCTGGTCTGGGGCCGCTGGAGCGGCACCGGTGTGCGCAGTACCGGCGGTGGCCTGTCGGTGTTCGCGATCATCGAAGACGTCAGCCAGAACCATGCACTGGCGCGCGAGATCGAGCACCACGCCAGCCATGATCCGCTGACCGGCCTGATCAACCGCCGCGAGATCGAGCGGCTGCTGGAGCGCGCGCTGCTGCAGGTGCGCAGCGAGGGTGGCACGCACGCGCTGTGCTACATCAACCTGGACCATTTCAAGCTGGTCAATGACAGTTTCGGTCATGCCGCCGGCGACCAGATGCTGCGCAGCTTCGCCGACTACCTGGTGGCGGCGGTGCGCGATGGCGACTGGGTAGGCCGGCTGGGCGCGGACGAGTTCGCGGTGTTCCTTTCCCATGCCGGGCAGGACGAGGCCAAGCGTGTGCTGCAGCGGGTAATCCGCAACCTGGGCCAGGCGACGTTCCCGGTCAGCGAGGGCAGCCCGCAGTTGAGCTGCAGCATCGGCGTGGTCGAGATCAGCGCCGAGGCACCGGACGTGAACTGGCTGATGAGCGCCGCCGACAGCGCGTGCTATGCGGCCAAGCAGGCCGGCCGCAACCGCGTGCACTGCTTCAACGAAAACCGCATGGCGCTGGAAGAACGGCGCCTGGAAGCCGAACGCCTGCAGGGCGTCAGCCTGGCCATGGCCGAGAACCGGATGGTGCTGTATGCGCAGCGCATCGCCCGCGTCGGCGATCCCACGTACCTGCACTATGAGGTGCTGGTGCGCATGCGTGGCACCGATGGCAGCCTGCACCTGCCGGGCCAGTTCATGCCGGCGGTGGAGCGCTATGGCATGGCCGTGGCGCTGGACCGGCACGTGCTTGGCCTGCTGTTCCGGCACCTGCAGGTGTGCCCGGCACACGTCCGGCAGCTGGGCCTGTGCAACGTCAACGTCTCGGCGCAGTCGATTGCCGAGCCTGGCTTCCTCGCGTTCGTCTGCGACCTGCTGGAGCGCAACCGCGCAGTGGCTTCCAAGCTGTGCTTCGAAATCACCGAAACCGCTGCGATCAGCAACCTCAGCCAGGCGCGCGCCTTCATCGATGCGGTGAAAGCGCGTGGCTGCCGGATGGCGTTGGACGATTTCGGTTCCGGCCTGTCCTCGTTCGGCTACCTGCGCCAGCTGCCGGCCGACATCCTGAAGATCGACGGGGCCTTCGTGCGCGACATGGATACCGATCCGGTCAGCCACGCCACCGTGCGCGCGATCAGTGAACTGGGGCGCGAGCTGCAGATGGAGGTGGTGGCCGAATGGGTGGAGACGGCGGAAGTCGCCGCCGCGCTGACCCGGCTCGGGGTGCAGGGCCTGCAGGGCTATGCGGTCGAGCGGCCGCAACCGCTGGAGCGGATGACCCTGGCCGACCTGCGACCGGTGCGCCTGGTGGCAGTGAAAGGTCCGCCCGCCGCAGGCTGA
- a CDS encoding DEAD/DEAH box helicase has translation MSQDSQAPLQFAQLGLSEPVMQAVTAIGYETPSPIQAATIPAMLEGRDVLGQAQTGTGKTAAFALPVLSNIDLQQIKPQALILAPTRELAIQVAEAFQSYSSKIPGFRVLPVYGGQPYGQQLSALRRGVHIVVGTPGRVIDHLDRSTLDLSELKTLVLDEADEMLRMGFIDDVEAVLKKLPEQRQVALFSATMPPQIRRIAQTYLQDPVEVTIAAKTTTSANIRQRYWWVSGMHKLDALTRILEVEPFDAMIIFARTKAGTEELASKLQARGLAAAAINGDMQQAQRERTIAMLKEGKLDILVATDVAARGLDVERISHVLNYDIPYDTESYVHRIGRTGRAGRSGEAILFATPREKGMLRQIERATRQPIEEMQLPSVEAVNDTRINKFTSRISETLGAGGLDFYRQLLERFENEQNVPAIEVAAALAKMLQGDTPFLLQPPVRAPREERAPRERFDRGDRPERGDRFDRNERGPRFERGPRRDDAEGGFEQRPRREVPPRGAPEQGMETYRISVGHQHGVKPANIVGAIANEAGLESRFIGRIDIHDDFSLLDLPAQMPPDVLSHLQKVWVSGQQLQMRALAPGEDTNPAPRPFKPRFDKRGPGGPGGPRRGGPGGPGGHGGDRGGDRDSRPPRRDGFKPRGPRSY, from the coding sequence ATGTCCCAAGATTCCCAAGCGCCGCTGCAGTTTGCGCAGCTCGGCCTGTCCGAGCCCGTGATGCAGGCGGTCACCGCCATCGGCTACGAAACCCCGTCGCCGATCCAGGCCGCCACCATCCCGGCGATGCTGGAAGGCCGCGATGTGCTGGGCCAGGCCCAGACCGGTACCGGCAAGACCGCTGCCTTTGCACTGCCGGTACTGTCCAACATCGACCTGCAGCAGATCAAGCCCCAGGCCCTGATCCTGGCGCCGACCCGCGAACTGGCCATCCAGGTCGCCGAGGCGTTCCAGTCCTATTCGTCGAAGATCCCAGGCTTCCGCGTGCTGCCGGTGTACGGCGGCCAGCCGTACGGCCAGCAGCTGTCGGCGCTGCGTCGTGGCGTGCATATCGTGGTTGGTACCCCCGGCCGCGTGATCGACCACCTGGACCGCAGCACCCTGGACCTGTCCGAGCTGAAGACGCTGGTGCTGGACGAAGCCGATGAAATGCTGCGCATGGGCTTCATCGACGACGTCGAAGCCGTGCTGAAGAAGCTGCCGGAGCAGCGCCAGGTGGCCCTGTTCTCGGCCACCATGCCGCCGCAGATCCGCCGCATCGCGCAGACCTACCTGCAGGACCCGGTGGAAGTGACCATCGCGGCCAAGACCACCACCTCGGCCAATATCCGCCAGCGCTACTGGTGGGTGAGCGGCATGCACAAGCTGGACGCGCTGACCCGCATCCTGGAAGTCGAGCCGTTCGACGCGATGATCATCTTCGCGCGCACCAAGGCTGGCACCGAGGAACTGGCCAGCAAGCTGCAGGCCCGTGGCCTGGCCGCTGCCGCCATCAACGGTGACATGCAGCAGGCCCAGCGTGAGCGCACCATCGCCATGCTGAAGGAAGGCAAGCTGGACATCCTGGTCGCCACCGATGTGGCCGCCCGTGGCCTGGACGTGGAGCGCATCAGCCACGTGCTGAACTACGACATTCCGTACGACACCGAAAGCTACGTGCACCGCATCGGCCGTACCGGCCGTGCCGGCCGCAGCGGCGAGGCGATCCTGTTCGCCACCCCGCGTGAGAAGGGCATGCTGCGCCAGATCGAGCGCGCCACCCGCCAGCCGATCGAAGAGATGCAGCTGCCGAGCGTGGAAGCGGTCAACGACACCCGCATCAACAAGTTCACCTCGCGCATCAGCGAAACCCTCGGTGCCGGCGGCCTGGATTTCTACCGCCAGCTGCTGGAGCGTTTCGAGAACGAGCAGAACGTGCCGGCCATCGAAGTGGCCGCCGCGCTGGCGAAGATGCTGCAGGGTGACACCCCGTTCCTGCTGCAGCCGCCGGTGCGTGCCCCGCGTGAAGAGCGTGCGCCGCGCGAACGCTTCGACCGTGGTGACCGCCCGGAGCGCGGCGATCGCTTCGACCGCAACGAGCGTGGTCCGCGTTTCGAGCGTGGCCCGCGCCGTGACGACGCCGAAGGTGGTTTCGAGCAGCGTCCGCGCCGCGAGGTTCCGCCGCGTGGTGCGCCGGAGCAGGGCATGGAGACCTACCGCATTTCGGTCGGCCACCAGCACGGCGTGAAGCCGGCCAACATCGTCGGCGCCATCGCCAACGAAGCCGGCCTGGAAAGCCGCTTCATCGGCCGCATCGACATTCACGATGACTTCTCGCTGCTGGACCTGCCGGCGCAGATGCCGCCGGACGTGCTGTCGCACCTGCAGAAGGTCTGGGTGTCGGGCCAGCAGCTGCAGATGCGTGCGCTGGCTCCGGGTGAAGACACCAACCCGGCCCCGCGTCCGTTCAAGCCGCGCTTCGACAAGCGTGGTCCGGGCGGCCCGGGTGGCCCGCGTCGCGGTGGCCCGGGCGGTCCGGGTGGCCATGGTGGCGACCGCGGCGGTGACCGCGACAGCCGTCCGCCGCGCCGTGACGGCTTCAAGCCGCGCGGCCCGCGCAGCTACTGA
- a CDS encoding DNA-3-methyladenine glycosylase 2, producing the protein MDTALALDTAACDRARLARDARFDGVFFTAVRSTGIYCRPVCPAPPPKPRNITYYPTAAAAAAAGYRPCLRCRPELAPQAQQALAGQTVQRALALIHGGFLQEQPVADLATKLGLSARQLQRLFVEHLGATPGQIHATHRLLLAKQLLTETTLPVTDVALAAGYNSLRRFNTAFLQGCGMAPTALRRQHQPLAADDGGLVLRLGYRPPLDFPRMLAFLRKRSLPGIELIGEDSYQRVLGTPERPTLLRVTADPKRPELRLQLGAVDPRLIPDIVRRVRRVFDLDADLQQVHAALGEEPLLARGITERPGLRVPGGWDGFEVGVRAVLGQQVTVAAATTFARRLVDAYGAHLPGMPSDFDRQFPAPEVLAEAPLESIGLPRSRAATVRALATACANGQLDFGPGQALEEFVTRCVALPGIGPWTAQYIALRGLGQPDAFPAGDLVLQQVLGHAQGQRLSERATEARSQPWRPWRAYAVLHLWHLSGTFVGEPT; encoded by the coding sequence ATGGACACCGCCCTCGCCCTCGACACCGCCGCCTGTGACCGCGCCCGCCTGGCCCGCGACGCACGCTTCGACGGCGTGTTCTTCACCGCCGTGCGCAGCACCGGCATCTATTGCCGCCCGGTGTGCCCCGCACCGCCCCCGAAGCCGCGCAACATCACCTATTACCCGACCGCCGCTGCCGCCGCCGCTGCCGGCTATCGCCCGTGCCTGCGCTGCCGCCCGGAGCTGGCACCACAGGCCCAGCAGGCACTGGCCGGGCAGACCGTGCAGCGCGCCCTGGCCCTGATCCACGGTGGCTTCCTGCAGGAGCAGCCGGTAGCCGATCTTGCAACGAAGCTTGGTCTCAGTGCGCGCCAGCTGCAGCGCCTGTTCGTCGAGCACCTGGGTGCGACACCCGGGCAGATCCATGCCACCCATCGCCTGCTGCTGGCCAAGCAGCTGCTGACCGAAACCACGCTGCCGGTGACCGACGTCGCGCTGGCCGCCGGCTACAACAGCCTGCGCCGTTTCAATACCGCGTTCCTGCAGGGCTGCGGCATGGCGCCCACCGCACTGCGCCGCCAGCATCAACCACTGGCCGCCGACGATGGCGGCCTGGTGCTGCGCCTGGGCTACCGTCCACCGCTGGACTTCCCGCGCATGCTGGCGTTCCTGCGCAAGCGCAGCCTGCCCGGCATCGAACTGATCGGCGAGGACAGCTACCAGCGCGTGCTGGGCACGCCGGAGCGCCCCACCTTGCTGCGCGTCACTGCGGACCCGAAGCGCCCGGAGCTGCGCCTGCAGCTGGGTGCGGTGGATCCGCGCCTGATCCCGGACATCGTGCGCCGCGTGCGTCGCGTGTTCGATCTGGATGCCGACCTGCAGCAGGTCCACGCGGCACTGGGTGAGGAACCCTTGCTGGCGCGCGGCATCACCGAGCGCCCCGGGCTGCGCGTGCCCGGTGGCTGGGATGGCTTCGAGGTCGGCGTGCGCGCGGTGCTCGGCCAGCAGGTCACAGTTGCCGCAGCCACCACCTTCGCGCGGCGGCTGGTCGATGCCTATGGCGCGCACCTGCCGGGCATGCCGTCCGACTTCGATCGCCAGTTCCCCGCGCCCGAGGTATTGGCCGAGGCGCCGCTGGAATCGATCGGCCTGCCGCGCAGCCGCGCCGCCACCGTGCGTGCATTGGCCACCGCCTGCGCCAACGGCCAGCTCGACTTCGGGCCCGGCCAGGCGCTGGAGGAGTTCGTTACCCGCTGCGTGGCACTGCCCGGCATCGGTCCGTGGACCGCGCAGTACATCGCCCTGCGTGGCCTCGGCCAGCCCGATGCCTTCCCGGCCGGCGATCTTGTGCTGCAGCAGGTCCTCGGCCACGCGCAGGGCCAGCGCCTGAGCGAGCGCGCGACCGAAGCGCGCTCGCAACCGTGGCGCCCATGGCGCGCCTATGCCGTACTGCACCTGTGGCACCTGTCCGGTACTTTCGTTGGAGAACCGACATGA
- a CDS encoding methylated-DNA--[protein]-cysteine S-methyltransferase, translated as MTLLFDRFDSPIGVLTIAGDERGLSHVLFPENRHPARGRDDWHYAPDALPEAREQLLQFLHGERSSFDLVLAPRGTPFQLRVWQALALIPFGQTWSYLQLAQHLGQPSATRAVGAANGRNPLPIILPCHRVIGSNGALTGFGGGLETKAALLRLEQRQAPLFA; from the coding sequence ATGACCCTGTTGTTTGATCGTTTCGACAGCCCGATCGGCGTGTTGACCATTGCCGGCGACGAGCGTGGCCTTTCACATGTGCTGTTCCCGGAGAACCGTCACCCCGCACGCGGGCGCGATGACTGGCACTACGCACCGGATGCATTGCCGGAAGCGCGCGAGCAGCTGCTGCAGTTCCTGCACGGTGAACGCAGCAGCTTTGACCTTGTGCTGGCGCCACGTGGTACGCCGTTCCAGCTGCGGGTGTGGCAGGCGCTGGCGCTGATTCCGTTCGGCCAGACCTGGAGCTACCTGCAGTTGGCGCAGCATCTGGGACAACCCAGCGCAACCCGCGCGGTGGGCGCGGCCAATGGCCGCAACCCGTTGCCGATCATCCTGCCCTGCCACCGCGTGATCGGCAGCAACGGCGCGCTGACCGGCTTCGGTGGCGGCCTGGAAACCAAGGCCGCGCTGCTGCGGCTGGAACAACGCCAGGCCCCGCTGTTCGCCTGA
- a CDS encoding RNA-binding S4 domain-containing protein: MQILEFDLDGDYVELKQLLKLADLVTSGGEAKMVISEGQVRVDGEVELRKACKIRAGQVVEFADSQIRVLAAG, from the coding sequence ATGCAGATTCTCGAATTCGACCTCGACGGTGACTACGTCGAACTCAAGCAGCTGCTCAAGCTGGCCGACCTGGTCACCAGTGGCGGCGAGGCCAAGATGGTGATCAGCGAGGGCCAGGTACGGGTCGACGGCGAAGTCGAACTGCGCAAGGCCTGCAAGATCCGCGCAGGCCAGGTGGTCGAATTCGCCGACAGCCAGATCCGGGTGCTGGCTGCCGGCTGA
- a CDS encoding DUF4019 domain-containing protein, translating into MKRVLLLLSLLPLTTLAQAPAPATPAPAPARPAPASPAAAKPATAGAPTLTAAQQAQVQKQDAEMGAAAVKAAQLVDANRAGELWDGASAVARRAVPKAAFVSQLTTERTRLGALAGRGQPTITRVKYSAGAAVPEGLYINVSFPTRFANSAQPVRELVSFRFDEDQVWRLAGYSLRASAP; encoded by the coding sequence ATGAAGCGCGTGCTCCTGCTGCTGTCCCTGCTGCCCCTGACCACATTGGCGCAGGCACCCGCGCCGGCCACGCCTGCACCGGCACCCGCGCGCCCGGCACCGGCCTCGCCGGCGGCTGCAAAACCGGCCACGGCCGGCGCTCCGACATTGACCGCTGCACAACAGGCGCAGGTGCAGAAACAGGACGCGGAAATGGGCGCCGCCGCAGTGAAGGCTGCGCAGCTGGTCGATGCCAACCGCGCCGGCGAATTGTGGGATGGCGCCTCCGCCGTCGCGCGCCGTGCAGTACCGAAGGCCGCCTTCGTCAGTCAGCTGACCACCGAGCGCACGCGCCTGGGGGCGCTGGCTGGGCGTGGCCAACCGACCATCACCCGGGTCAAGTACAGCGCCGGTGCCGCGGTGCCGGAAGGGCTGTACATCAATGTCAGCTTCCCGACCCGTTTCGCCAACAGCGCGCAGCCGGTACGTGAGCTGGTGTCGTTCCGTTTCGACGAGGACCAGGTGTGGCGCCTGGCCGGTTACAGCCTGCGTGCGTCGGCACCCTGA
- a CDS encoding MAPEG family protein, translating into MATELTMLAWSVLLGFVYIFATSTVVTRERGMKWNASARDGEARPLSPLAGRLQRAQSNFLETFPFFAAAAIAVVVAGRSNDTTALAAQACFWARVAYLPLYAAGVPYVRSLVWLVSLLSILALVFALL; encoded by the coding sequence ATGGCAACTGAACTGACGATGCTGGCCTGGTCGGTGCTGCTGGGCTTCGTCTACATCTTCGCCACCTCCACCGTGGTCACCCGCGAGCGCGGGATGAAGTGGAATGCCTCGGCGCGTGATGGCGAGGCCAGGCCGCTCAGTCCACTGGCCGGTCGCCTGCAGCGGGCCCAGTCCAACTTCCTGGAAACCTTCCCGTTCTTCGCCGCCGCCGCCATCGCAGTGGTCGTGGCCGGGCGCAGCAACGACACCACAGCGCTGGCCGCGCAGGCCTGCTTCTGGGCGCGCGTGGCCTATCTGCCACTGTATGCCGCAGGCGTGCCTTATGTGCGCAGCCTGGTATGGCTGGTATCGCTGCTGTCGATCCTGGCGCTGGTGTTCGCGTTGTTGTGA
- a CDS encoding GGDEF domain-containing protein: MGGRQWRFGTEVALVMLLVWLATPCPLSAAVAEAGRDYLLVGAATDDPTPHRACTPEMLAGPRQQVQVSAPAGGWSGQPQALDVFNVFAGEVRVQHGDREICGNMHDARTRDSRFRAGIGLVAVPPAGSHEPFLVSWQMPLKARWVPTLRLGAPSPVQQNDTARLLVRAACIAVAIALALSALMAFLTTRDRSFLVYIAGTTVLVLWQAILGGLSGYPEPWLPVGEGGAWWLLSLTAASQALVLPALWRLNGGDRLLPRSRPVQLLALWGLLALAAWVPWLQWGSLAWVALGLQVSYLLGCGLALMVGVWARLRGDRWAQAGLAALAPMLVLILADACRAAWLLEYRVEALQLAVTWLLMMAAYALNQRLGRLRQQRDELRQLAETDGLTGLPNRRAGLQQLARHLERVDRERGPLVIGFLDIDLFKDINDRHGHAVGDQVLVAVARALRAAVRSQDQVVRMGGEEFLLLMPGMPREAASARLDRLRQHITEAGRALQVPGLEVTASIGLAQWRPGEDDLAGLLRRADHAMYVAKRAGRNRVFDGEELDPPGLA, translated from the coding sequence GTGGGCGGCAGGCAGTGGCGGTTCGGAACAGAGGTGGCGCTGGTCATGCTGCTGGTGTGGTTGGCAACGCCGTGTCCGCTGTCGGCGGCTGTAGCCGAAGCCGGGCGTGATTACCTGCTGGTCGGTGCAGCCACCGATGATCCCACCCCGCATCGCGCATGCACGCCGGAGATGCTGGCGGGGCCACGACAGCAGGTGCAGGTGTCCGCGCCAGCGGGCGGCTGGTCGGGGCAGCCGCAGGCGCTGGACGTGTTCAATGTGTTTGCCGGCGAAGTCCGCGTGCAGCATGGCGATCGCGAAATCTGCGGCAACATGCACGATGCCCGTACCCGTGATTCCCGGTTCCGCGCAGGCATCGGCCTGGTCGCGGTGCCGCCGGCGGGCAGCCATGAACCGTTCCTGGTGTCATGGCAGATGCCGCTGAAGGCGCGCTGGGTACCGACCCTGCGGCTGGGGGCACCCAGTCCCGTGCAGCAGAACGATACCGCCCGCCTGCTGGTGCGCGCGGCCTGCATCGCCGTGGCGATCGCGCTGGCCTTGTCGGCCCTGATGGCCTTCCTCACCACCCGCGACCGCAGCTTCCTGGTCTACATCGCCGGTACCACCGTGCTGGTGCTGTGGCAGGCCATCCTCGGTGGCCTCAGCGGCTACCCGGAGCCGTGGCTGCCGGTGGGCGAGGGCGGTGCCTGGTGGCTGCTGTCGTTGACCGCGGCGTCCCAGGCACTGGTGCTGCCGGCACTGTGGCGCCTGAACGGCGGCGACCGCCTGCTGCCGCGATCGCGCCCGGTGCAGCTGCTGGCGCTGTGGGGATTGCTGGCGCTGGCCGCATGGGTTCCGTGGCTGCAGTGGGGCAGCCTGGCCTGGGTGGCGCTGGGCCTGCAGGTGTCCTACCTGCTGGGCTGTGGCCTGGCGTTGATGGTCGGGGTGTGGGCACGGCTGCGCGGTGACCGCTGGGCGCAGGCGGGGCTGGCAGCGCTGGCACCGATGCTGGTGTTGATCCTGGCCGATGCCTGCCGCGCTGCGTGGTTGCTGGAGTACCGCGTGGAGGCCCTGCAGCTGGCGGTGACCTGGCTGCTGATGATGGCCGCCTATGCGCTGAACCAGCGGCTGGGCCGCCTGCGCCAGCAGCGCGATGAGCTGCGCCAGCTGGCCGAGACCGATGGCCTGACCGGGCTGCCCAACCGCCGTGCCGGGCTGCAGCAGCTGGCACGGCATCTGGAACGGGTCGATCGCGAGCGCGGCCCGCTGGTGATCGGCTTCCTCGACATCGACCTGTTCAAGGACATCAATGACCGCCATGGCCACGCCGTGGGCGACCAGGTGCTGGTGGCGGTGGCACGTGCATTGCGTGCCGCGGTGCGCAGCCAGGACCAGGTGGTGCGGATGGGCGGCGAAGAGTTCCTGCTGCTGATGCCGGGCATGCCGCGGGAGGCGGCGTCGGCACGACTGGATCGCCTGCGCCAGCACATCACCGAGGCCGGGCGGGCGCTGCAGGTGCCGGGCCTGGAGGTGACCGCCAGCATCGGCCTGGCGCAGTGGCGGCCGGGCGAGGACGATCTGGCCGGGCTGCTGCGGCGGGCCGACCATGCCATGTACGTGGCCAAGCGCGCGGGCCGCAACCGGGTGTTCGACGGCGAAGAGCTCGACCCACCCGGCCTGGCATGA
- the ubiM gene encoding 5-demethoxyubiquinol-8 5-hydroxylase UbiM, with protein MRRMDVVVVGAGPAGLCFARALAGSGLQVGLVEVQPRQALAEAAFDGREIALTHASRQSMEQLGLWQRLPQAEVAELRDAKVMNGGSPFALTFASSQVDGQPLGWLVPNHLIRRAAWDAVQGQDGLELFDGRKVLGVQADAQGHVVKLDDGSQLHARLLVAADSRFSATRRMLGIGAQMRDFGKSMLVCRMQVERDHHHTAWEWFGYGRTMALLPLNEGQASAVITLPPRQIEELLAMDEVAFGEAISACFEHRLGRMQPVATPQAYPLVGVYAHRFVGERSALIGDAAVGMHPVTAHGFNLGLASAQRLAQGIVAQQRRGADIAAAGMLASYQRGHRLASRPLYEATNAIASLYTDDRRPARLLRAAGLRLAQGVAPFRQLIASHLTQRVA; from the coding sequence ATGCGCAGGATGGACGTGGTGGTGGTCGGCGCCGGACCGGCGGGTCTGTGCTTCGCACGCGCGCTGGCCGGCAGCGGCCTGCAGGTGGGGCTGGTCGAAGTTCAACCGCGCCAAGCCCTGGCCGAGGCCGCCTTCGATGGCCGCGAGATCGCGCTGACCCATGCCTCGCGGCAGAGCATGGAGCAGTTGGGGTTGTGGCAGCGCCTGCCGCAGGCAGAAGTCGCTGAGCTGCGCGATGCCAAGGTGATGAACGGCGGCTCGCCATTCGCGCTGACCTTCGCCAGCAGCCAGGTCGATGGCCAGCCGCTGGGTTGGCTGGTGCCCAACCATCTGATCCGTCGCGCCGCGTGGGATGCCGTGCAGGGGCAGGACGGCCTGGAACTGTTCGACGGGCGCAAGGTGCTGGGCGTGCAGGCCGATGCGCAGGGCCACGTGGTCAAACTCGATGACGGCAGCCAACTGCACGCGCGGCTGCTGGTGGCTGCCGACAGCCGCTTCTCCGCCACCCGCCGCATGCTCGGCATCGGTGCGCAGATGCGCGACTTCGGCAAGTCGATGCTGGTGTGCCGCATGCAGGTCGAGCGCGACCATCATCACACCGCGTGGGAGTGGTTCGGCTACGGCCGCACGATGGCGCTGCTGCCGCTCAACGAGGGCCAGGCATCGGCGGTGATCACGCTGCCGCCACGGCAGATCGAAGAACTGCTGGCGATGGACGAGGTGGCCTTCGGTGAAGCCATCAGTGCCTGCTTCGAGCACCGCCTGGGCCGGATGCAGCCGGTGGCCACGCCGCAGGCGTATCCGCTGGTGGGGGTGTACGCGCATCGCTTCGTCGGCGAGCGTTCGGCGCTGATCGGCGATGCTGCGGTGGGCATGCATCCGGTCACCGCGCATGGCTTCAACCTGGGACTGGCCAGCGCACAGCGGCTCGCACAGGGTATCGTCGCGCAGCAGCGGCGTGGTGCCGACATTGCCGCCGCCGGCATGCTGGCCAGCTACCAGCGCGGTCATCGGCTGGCATCGCGTCCGTTGTATGAAGCCACCAACGCGATCGCCAGCCTGTACACCGACGATCGCCGCCCGGCGCGCCTGCTGCGTGCGGCCGGCCTGCGCCTGGCGCAGGGCGTGGCACCGTTCAGGCAGCTCATTGCCTCGCACCTGACCCAGCGCGTGGCCTGA